One segment of Physeter macrocephalus isolate SW-GA unplaced genomic scaffold, ASM283717v5 random_192, whole genome shotgun sequence DNA contains the following:
- the TRIM47 gene encoding E3 ubiquitin-protein ligase TRIM47 isoform X1: MDGSSPFSCPICLEPLREPVTLPCGHNFCLACLGALWPHRGAGGAGGPGGTARCPLCQEPFPDGLQLRKNHTLSELLQLRQGSGPGPGPGPARAPEPVAPSAPPSAPEPSAPCAPEPWPAGEEPVRCDACPEGAALPAALSCLSCFASFCPAHLGPHERSPGLRGHRLVPPLRRLEESLCPRHLRPLERYCRAERVCLCEACAAQEHRGHELVSLEEERALQEAEQPKVLSAVEDRMDELGAGIAQSRRTVALIKSAAVAERERVSRLFAEAAAVLQGFQAEVLAFIDEGEATMLGRSQGDLQRQEGQRSRLSRARSNLGQVPEADSVSFLQELLALRLALEEGCGPGPGPPRELSFTKSSQAVQVVRDGLASACTSQWEQLQGLGSDEDGLQKPGTEADAESQDPESTNSLESEAPRDYFLKFAYIVDLDSDTADKFLQLFGTKGVKRVLCPINYPESPTRFTHCEQVLGEGALDRGTYYWEVEIIEGWVSVGVMAEDFSPQEPYDRGRLGRNAHSCCLQWNGRSFSVWFHGLEVLLPHPFSPTVGICLEYADRALAFYAVRDGKMSLLRRLKSSRARRSGTPASPVDPFQSRLDSHFAGLFTHRLKPAFFLESVDAHLQIGPLKKSCISVLKRR; this comes from the exons ATGGACGGCAGCAGCCCCTTCAGCTGCCCCATCTGCCTGGAGCCGCTCCGGGAGCCAGTGACGCTGCCCTGCGGCCACAACTTCTGCCTCGCCTGCCTGGGCGCGCTCTGGCCGCACCGCGGCGCGGGCGGCGCCGGCGGGCCGGGAGGCACGGCCCGCTGCCCGCTGTGCCAGGAGCCCTTCCCCGACGGCCTGCAGCTCCGCAAGAACCACACGCTGTCCGAGCTGCTGCAGCTCCGCCAGGGCTCGGGCCCggggcccggccccggcccggcccgggcCCCCGAGCCGGTGGCGCCCAGCGCGCCGCCCAGCGCCCCGGAGCCGTCGGCTCCCTGCGCGCCGGAGCCGTGGCCGGCGGGCGAAGAGCCGGTGCGCTGCGACGCGTGCCCCGAGGGCGCCGCCCTACCGGCCGCgctctcctgcctctcctgcttCGCCTCCTTCTGCCCCGCGCACCTAGGCCCGCACGAGCGCAGCCCCGGGCTGCGCGGACACCGCCTGGTGCCGCCGCTGCGCCGGCTGGAGGAGAGCCTGTGCCCGCGCCACCTGCGGCCGCTCGAGCGCTACTGCCGCGCGGAGCGAGTGTGCCTGTGTGAGGCCTGTGCCGCCCAGGAGCACCGGGGCCACGAGCTCGTGTCGCTGGAGGAGGAGCGCGCGCTCCAGGAG GCCGAGCAGCCCAAAGTCCTGAGCGCTGTGGAGGACCGCATGGACGAGCTGGGCGCGGGCATCGCACAGTCCCGGCGCACGGTGGCCCTCATCAAG AGTGCAGCCGTGGCAGAGCGGGAAAGGGTGAGCCGGCTGTTTGCCGAGGCTGCGGCCGTCCTGCAGGGGTTTCAGGCGGAGGTGCTGGCCTTCATCGACGAGGGGGAGGCGACCATGCTGGGCCGCTCCCAGGGCGACCTGCAGCGGCAGGAGGGACAGCGCAGCCGGCTCAGCCGGGCCCGCAGCAACCTCGGTCAGGTCCCTGAGGCCGACTCGGTCAGCTTCCTGCAG GAGCTCCTGGCGCTCAGGCTGGCCCTGGAGGAGGGGTGCGGCCCTGGGCCCGGGCCCCCAAGGGAGCTCAGCTTCACCAAGTCATCCCAGGCCGTGCAGGTGGTACGGGACGGCCTGGCTTCGGCCTGCACCAGCCAGTGGGAGCAGCTGCAGGGGCTGGGCAGCGACGAGGACGGGCTGCAGAAGCCAGGCACGGAAG CAGATGCTGAGTCCCAGGACCCCGAAAGCACCAACAGCCTGGAGAGTGAGGCTCCCAGGGATTACTTCCTCAAGT TTGCCTACATCGTGGACCTGGACAGCGACACGGCAGACAAGTTCCTGCAGCTGTTTGGAACCAAGGGTGTGAAGAGGGTGCTGTGTCCCATCAACTACCCCGAGTCGCCCACCCGCTTCACCCACTGCGAGCAGGTGCTGGGCGAGGGCGCCCTGGACCGGGGCACCTACTACTGGGAGGTGGAGATCATTGAGGGCTGGGTCAGCGTGGGAGTCATGGCCGAAGACTTCTCCCCACAAGAGCCCTACGACCGGGGCCGGCTTGGACGCAATGCTCACTCCTGCTGCCTGCAGTGGAACGGACGCAGCTTCTCCGTCTGGTTCCACGGGCTGGAGGtgctcctgccccaccccttcTCGCCCACCGTCGGGATCTGCCTGGAGTATGCTGACCGAGCCCTGGCCTTCTACGCCGTGCGGGATGGCAAGATGAGCCTTCTGCGGAGGCTGAAGTCCTCCCGGGCCCGCCGGAGTGGCACCCCAGCCTCCCCGGTTGACCCCTTCCAGAGCCGCCTGGACAGCCACTTTGCGGGGCTCTTCACACACAGGCTCAAGCCCGCCTTCTTCCTGGAGAGCGTGGATGCCCATCTGCAGATCGGGCCCCTCAAGAAGTCCTGCATATCCGTGCTGAAGAGAAGgtga
- the TRIM47 gene encoding E3 ubiquitin-protein ligase TRIM47 isoform X2, whose amino-acid sequence MDGSSPFSCPICLEPLREPVTLPCGHNFCLACLGALWPHRGAGGAGGPGGTARCPLCQEPFPDGLQLRKNHTLSELLQLRQGSGPGPGPGPARAPEPVAPSAPPSAPEPSAPCAPEPWPAGEEPVRCDACPEGAALPAALSCLSCFASFCPAHLGPHERSPGLRGHRLVPPLRRLEESLCPRHLRPLERYCRAERVCLCEACAAQEHRGHELVSLEEERALQEAEQPKVLSAVEDRMDELGAGIAQSRRTVALIKSAAVAERERVSRLFAEAAAVLQGFQAEVLAFIDEGEATMLGRSQGDLQRQEGQRSRLSRARSNLGQVPEADSVSFLQELLALRLALEEGCGPGPGPPRELSFTKSSQAVQVVRDGLASACTSQWEQLQGLGSDEDGLQKPGTEDAESQDPESTNSLESEAPRDYFLKFAYIVDLDSDTADKFLQLFGTKGVKRVLCPINYPESPTRFTHCEQVLGEGALDRGTYYWEVEIIEGWVSVGVMAEDFSPQEPYDRGRLGRNAHSCCLQWNGRSFSVWFHGLEVLLPHPFSPTVGICLEYADRALAFYAVRDGKMSLLRRLKSSRARRSGTPASPVDPFQSRLDSHFAGLFTHRLKPAFFLESVDAHLQIGPLKKSCISVLKRR is encoded by the exons ATGGACGGCAGCAGCCCCTTCAGCTGCCCCATCTGCCTGGAGCCGCTCCGGGAGCCAGTGACGCTGCCCTGCGGCCACAACTTCTGCCTCGCCTGCCTGGGCGCGCTCTGGCCGCACCGCGGCGCGGGCGGCGCCGGCGGGCCGGGAGGCACGGCCCGCTGCCCGCTGTGCCAGGAGCCCTTCCCCGACGGCCTGCAGCTCCGCAAGAACCACACGCTGTCCGAGCTGCTGCAGCTCCGCCAGGGCTCGGGCCCggggcccggccccggcccggcccgggcCCCCGAGCCGGTGGCGCCCAGCGCGCCGCCCAGCGCCCCGGAGCCGTCGGCTCCCTGCGCGCCGGAGCCGTGGCCGGCGGGCGAAGAGCCGGTGCGCTGCGACGCGTGCCCCGAGGGCGCCGCCCTACCGGCCGCgctctcctgcctctcctgcttCGCCTCCTTCTGCCCCGCGCACCTAGGCCCGCACGAGCGCAGCCCCGGGCTGCGCGGACACCGCCTGGTGCCGCCGCTGCGCCGGCTGGAGGAGAGCCTGTGCCCGCGCCACCTGCGGCCGCTCGAGCGCTACTGCCGCGCGGAGCGAGTGTGCCTGTGTGAGGCCTGTGCCGCCCAGGAGCACCGGGGCCACGAGCTCGTGTCGCTGGAGGAGGAGCGCGCGCTCCAGGAG GCCGAGCAGCCCAAAGTCCTGAGCGCTGTGGAGGACCGCATGGACGAGCTGGGCGCGGGCATCGCACAGTCCCGGCGCACGGTGGCCCTCATCAAG AGTGCAGCCGTGGCAGAGCGGGAAAGGGTGAGCCGGCTGTTTGCCGAGGCTGCGGCCGTCCTGCAGGGGTTTCAGGCGGAGGTGCTGGCCTTCATCGACGAGGGGGAGGCGACCATGCTGGGCCGCTCCCAGGGCGACCTGCAGCGGCAGGAGGGACAGCGCAGCCGGCTCAGCCGGGCCCGCAGCAACCTCGGTCAGGTCCCTGAGGCCGACTCGGTCAGCTTCCTGCAG GAGCTCCTGGCGCTCAGGCTGGCCCTGGAGGAGGGGTGCGGCCCTGGGCCCGGGCCCCCAAGGGAGCTCAGCTTCACCAAGTCATCCCAGGCCGTGCAGGTGGTACGGGACGGCCTGGCTTCGGCCTGCACCAGCCAGTGGGAGCAGCTGCAGGGGCTGGGCAGCGACGAGGACGGGCTGCAGAAGCCAGGCACGGAAG ATGCTGAGTCCCAGGACCCCGAAAGCACCAACAGCCTGGAGAGTGAGGCTCCCAGGGATTACTTCCTCAAGT TTGCCTACATCGTGGACCTGGACAGCGACACGGCAGACAAGTTCCTGCAGCTGTTTGGAACCAAGGGTGTGAAGAGGGTGCTGTGTCCCATCAACTACCCCGAGTCGCCCACCCGCTTCACCCACTGCGAGCAGGTGCTGGGCGAGGGCGCCCTGGACCGGGGCACCTACTACTGGGAGGTGGAGATCATTGAGGGCTGGGTCAGCGTGGGAGTCATGGCCGAAGACTTCTCCCCACAAGAGCCCTACGACCGGGGCCGGCTTGGACGCAATGCTCACTCCTGCTGCCTGCAGTGGAACGGACGCAGCTTCTCCGTCTGGTTCCACGGGCTGGAGGtgctcctgccccaccccttcTCGCCCACCGTCGGGATCTGCCTGGAGTATGCTGACCGAGCCCTGGCCTTCTACGCCGTGCGGGATGGCAAGATGAGCCTTCTGCGGAGGCTGAAGTCCTCCCGGGCCCGCCGGAGTGGCACCCCAGCCTCCCCGGTTGACCCCTTCCAGAGCCGCCTGGACAGCCACTTTGCGGGGCTCTTCACACACAGGCTCAAGCCCGCCTTCTTCCTGGAGAGCGTGGATGCCCATCTGCAGATCGGGCCCCTCAAGAAGTCCTGCATATCCGTGCTGAAGAGAAGgtga
- the TRIM47 gene encoding E3 ubiquitin-protein ligase TRIM47 isoform X4 encodes MDGSSPFSCPICLEPLREPVTLPCGHNFCLACLGALWPHRGAGGAGGPGGTARCPLCQEPFPDGLQLRKNHTLSELLQLRQGSGPGPGPGPARAPEPVAPSAPPSAPEPSAPCAPEPWPAGEEPVRCDACPEGAALPAALSCLSCFASFCPAHLGPHERSPGLRGHRLVPPLRRLEESLCPRHLRPLERYCRAERVCLCEACAAQEHRGHELVSLEEERALQESAAVAERERVSRLFAEAAAVLQGFQAEVLAFIDEGEATMLGRSQGDLQRQEGQRSRLSRARSNLGQVPEADSVSFLQELLALRLALEEGCGPGPGPPRELSFTKSSQAVQVVRDGLASACTSQWEQLQGLGSDEDGLQKPGTEADAESQDPESTNSLESEAPRDYFLKFAYIVDLDSDTADKFLQLFGTKGVKRVLCPINYPESPTRFTHCEQVLGEGALDRGTYYWEVEIIEGWVSVGVMAEDFSPQEPYDRGRLGRNAHSCCLQWNGRSFSVWFHGLEVLLPHPFSPTVGICLEYADRALAFYAVRDGKMSLLRRLKSSRARRSGTPASPVDPFQSRLDSHFAGLFTHRLKPAFFLESVDAHLQIGPLKKSCISVLKRR; translated from the exons ATGGACGGCAGCAGCCCCTTCAGCTGCCCCATCTGCCTGGAGCCGCTCCGGGAGCCAGTGACGCTGCCCTGCGGCCACAACTTCTGCCTCGCCTGCCTGGGCGCGCTCTGGCCGCACCGCGGCGCGGGCGGCGCCGGCGGGCCGGGAGGCACGGCCCGCTGCCCGCTGTGCCAGGAGCCCTTCCCCGACGGCCTGCAGCTCCGCAAGAACCACACGCTGTCCGAGCTGCTGCAGCTCCGCCAGGGCTCGGGCCCggggcccggccccggcccggcccgggcCCCCGAGCCGGTGGCGCCCAGCGCGCCGCCCAGCGCCCCGGAGCCGTCGGCTCCCTGCGCGCCGGAGCCGTGGCCGGCGGGCGAAGAGCCGGTGCGCTGCGACGCGTGCCCCGAGGGCGCCGCCCTACCGGCCGCgctctcctgcctctcctgcttCGCCTCCTTCTGCCCCGCGCACCTAGGCCCGCACGAGCGCAGCCCCGGGCTGCGCGGACACCGCCTGGTGCCGCCGCTGCGCCGGCTGGAGGAGAGCCTGTGCCCGCGCCACCTGCGGCCGCTCGAGCGCTACTGCCGCGCGGAGCGAGTGTGCCTGTGTGAGGCCTGTGCCGCCCAGGAGCACCGGGGCCACGAGCTCGTGTCGCTGGAGGAGGAGCGCGCGCTCCAGGAG AGTGCAGCCGTGGCAGAGCGGGAAAGGGTGAGCCGGCTGTTTGCCGAGGCTGCGGCCGTCCTGCAGGGGTTTCAGGCGGAGGTGCTGGCCTTCATCGACGAGGGGGAGGCGACCATGCTGGGCCGCTCCCAGGGCGACCTGCAGCGGCAGGAGGGACAGCGCAGCCGGCTCAGCCGGGCCCGCAGCAACCTCGGTCAGGTCCCTGAGGCCGACTCGGTCAGCTTCCTGCAG GAGCTCCTGGCGCTCAGGCTGGCCCTGGAGGAGGGGTGCGGCCCTGGGCCCGGGCCCCCAAGGGAGCTCAGCTTCACCAAGTCATCCCAGGCCGTGCAGGTGGTACGGGACGGCCTGGCTTCGGCCTGCACCAGCCAGTGGGAGCAGCTGCAGGGGCTGGGCAGCGACGAGGACGGGCTGCAGAAGCCAGGCACGGAAG CAGATGCTGAGTCCCAGGACCCCGAAAGCACCAACAGCCTGGAGAGTGAGGCTCCCAGGGATTACTTCCTCAAGT TTGCCTACATCGTGGACCTGGACAGCGACACGGCAGACAAGTTCCTGCAGCTGTTTGGAACCAAGGGTGTGAAGAGGGTGCTGTGTCCCATCAACTACCCCGAGTCGCCCACCCGCTTCACCCACTGCGAGCAGGTGCTGGGCGAGGGCGCCCTGGACCGGGGCACCTACTACTGGGAGGTGGAGATCATTGAGGGCTGGGTCAGCGTGGGAGTCATGGCCGAAGACTTCTCCCCACAAGAGCCCTACGACCGGGGCCGGCTTGGACGCAATGCTCACTCCTGCTGCCTGCAGTGGAACGGACGCAGCTTCTCCGTCTGGTTCCACGGGCTGGAGGtgctcctgccccaccccttcTCGCCCACCGTCGGGATCTGCCTGGAGTATGCTGACCGAGCCCTGGCCTTCTACGCCGTGCGGGATGGCAAGATGAGCCTTCTGCGGAGGCTGAAGTCCTCCCGGGCCCGCCGGAGTGGCACCCCAGCCTCCCCGGTTGACCCCTTCCAGAGCCGCCTGGACAGCCACTTTGCGGGGCTCTTCACACACAGGCTCAAGCCCGCCTTCTTCCTGGAGAGCGTGGATGCCCATCTGCAGATCGGGCCCCTCAAGAAGTCCTGCATATCCGTGCTGAAGAGAAGgtga
- the TRIM47 gene encoding E3 ubiquitin-protein ligase TRIM47 isoform X3: MDGSSPFSCPICLEPLREPVTLPCGHNFCLACLGALWPHRGAGGAGGPGGTARCPLCQEPFPDGLQLRKNHTLSELLQLRQGSGPGPGPGPARAPEPVAPSAPPSAPEPSAPCAPEPWPAGEEPVRCDACPEGAALPAALSCLSCFASFCPAHLGPHERSPGLRGHRLVPPLRRLEESLCPRHLRPLERYCRAERVCLCEACAAQEHRGHELVSLEEERALQEAEQPKVLSAVEDRMDELGAGIAQSRRTVALIKSAAVAERERVSRLFAEAAAVLQGFQAEVLAFIDEGEATMLGRSQGDLQRQEGQRSRLSRARSNLGQVPEADSVSFLQELLALRLALEEGCGPGPGPPRELSFTKSSQAVQVVRDGLASACTSQWEQLQGLGSDEDGLQKPGTEVAYIVDLDSDTADKFLQLFGTKGVKRVLCPINYPESPTRFTHCEQVLGEGALDRGTYYWEVEIIEGWVSVGVMAEDFSPQEPYDRGRLGRNAHSCCLQWNGRSFSVWFHGLEVLLPHPFSPTVGICLEYADRALAFYAVRDGKMSLLRRLKSSRARRSGTPASPVDPFQSRLDSHFAGLFTHRLKPAFFLESVDAHLQIGPLKKSCISVLKRR, encoded by the exons ATGGACGGCAGCAGCCCCTTCAGCTGCCCCATCTGCCTGGAGCCGCTCCGGGAGCCAGTGACGCTGCCCTGCGGCCACAACTTCTGCCTCGCCTGCCTGGGCGCGCTCTGGCCGCACCGCGGCGCGGGCGGCGCCGGCGGGCCGGGAGGCACGGCCCGCTGCCCGCTGTGCCAGGAGCCCTTCCCCGACGGCCTGCAGCTCCGCAAGAACCACACGCTGTCCGAGCTGCTGCAGCTCCGCCAGGGCTCGGGCCCggggcccggccccggcccggcccgggcCCCCGAGCCGGTGGCGCCCAGCGCGCCGCCCAGCGCCCCGGAGCCGTCGGCTCCCTGCGCGCCGGAGCCGTGGCCGGCGGGCGAAGAGCCGGTGCGCTGCGACGCGTGCCCCGAGGGCGCCGCCCTACCGGCCGCgctctcctgcctctcctgcttCGCCTCCTTCTGCCCCGCGCACCTAGGCCCGCACGAGCGCAGCCCCGGGCTGCGCGGACACCGCCTGGTGCCGCCGCTGCGCCGGCTGGAGGAGAGCCTGTGCCCGCGCCACCTGCGGCCGCTCGAGCGCTACTGCCGCGCGGAGCGAGTGTGCCTGTGTGAGGCCTGTGCCGCCCAGGAGCACCGGGGCCACGAGCTCGTGTCGCTGGAGGAGGAGCGCGCGCTCCAGGAG GCCGAGCAGCCCAAAGTCCTGAGCGCTGTGGAGGACCGCATGGACGAGCTGGGCGCGGGCATCGCACAGTCCCGGCGCACGGTGGCCCTCATCAAG AGTGCAGCCGTGGCAGAGCGGGAAAGGGTGAGCCGGCTGTTTGCCGAGGCTGCGGCCGTCCTGCAGGGGTTTCAGGCGGAGGTGCTGGCCTTCATCGACGAGGGGGAGGCGACCATGCTGGGCCGCTCCCAGGGCGACCTGCAGCGGCAGGAGGGACAGCGCAGCCGGCTCAGCCGGGCCCGCAGCAACCTCGGTCAGGTCCCTGAGGCCGACTCGGTCAGCTTCCTGCAG GAGCTCCTGGCGCTCAGGCTGGCCCTGGAGGAGGGGTGCGGCCCTGGGCCCGGGCCCCCAAGGGAGCTCAGCTTCACCAAGTCATCCCAGGCCGTGCAGGTGGTACGGGACGGCCTGGCTTCGGCCTGCACCAGCCAGTGGGAGCAGCTGCAGGGGCTGGGCAGCGACGAGGACGGGCTGCAGAAGCCAGGCACGGAAG TTGCCTACATCGTGGACCTGGACAGCGACACGGCAGACAAGTTCCTGCAGCTGTTTGGAACCAAGGGTGTGAAGAGGGTGCTGTGTCCCATCAACTACCCCGAGTCGCCCACCCGCTTCACCCACTGCGAGCAGGTGCTGGGCGAGGGCGCCCTGGACCGGGGCACCTACTACTGGGAGGTGGAGATCATTGAGGGCTGGGTCAGCGTGGGAGTCATGGCCGAAGACTTCTCCCCACAAGAGCCCTACGACCGGGGCCGGCTTGGACGCAATGCTCACTCCTGCTGCCTGCAGTGGAACGGACGCAGCTTCTCCGTCTGGTTCCACGGGCTGGAGGtgctcctgccccaccccttcTCGCCCACCGTCGGGATCTGCCTGGAGTATGCTGACCGAGCCCTGGCCTTCTACGCCGTGCGGGATGGCAAGATGAGCCTTCTGCGGAGGCTGAAGTCCTCCCGGGCCCGCCGGAGTGGCACCCCAGCCTCCCCGGTTGACCCCTTCCAGAGCCGCCTGGACAGCCACTTTGCGGGGCTCTTCACACACAGGCTCAAGCCCGCCTTCTTCCTGGAGAGCGTGGATGCCCATCTGCAGATCGGGCCCCTCAAGAAGTCCTGCATATCCGTGCTGAAGAGAAGgtga